The genomic stretch GTTGTATTTCATGTAAACATCCTTTGCTCCCCCCTCAGCATCTAGTCAACCCTTCTCCAACCCCACATATTCACAGATGTGCCTGAATTATTCACAACAGCCCCAGTTTTATGACCTACATCAAAGCCTAGACTGGAGCGAGCATGCTATCTTACAACCCCTTAATGGGAAGATGAAGCTTTCCTCAGCTGACACGTTTCCTGAACTATTCATCATCTTGTGTTAGAAACAAGAGTGCTTCTGGTAAAAAACAAGCATGGCTGCCTGGGGTTCAAATGAAATTGCTTTCCATAAGTGCGCCACTGCATTTTAGGGCTTCCTGTGGACCCACACTGTGTATGTtatggtttttatgttttatgctgCTGGTTCTTTGTTCTTGCTTGGAGACTCCGCCCTCAGTGTTGCAGTTTGGAGTCCAAACCAAATTTCTCATTGGGGACAAGTAGAGTACATCTTATCTTGTTACCTTTAGCAAGGAGGTCACACTGcacaaaaggtgtgtctaaaaacaagataaaaacattaaatctgagggaaatgatcttgctgcatggacagataatttcacttgacaatatttcttaaattaagattgttcaatctagaaataagcatgttgaacacttaaaataagaaattaactcttaaaacaagataaattatcaaacacttttttatcttgtaagaaccaaataattgtcagtgcactctgctcgggccagttcatcgctgcttgcagctttaatttagttttcagagttaatttcttattttaagtgtacaacatgcttattcctagattaataatcttaatttaagaaatcttatcaagtgaaatcatctgtccaggcagcaagatcatttccctcagatttagtgtttttcaaatcttttttgcagtgcatgttttttggtttggtttggttttcgGTTTGGCAGCAGGGTTATGGGAAAACTATTGGCTCtattttaatgaaacttggtTGAAGGGTGTGTCAAAAACGCAAAGGCAGAACTTTAATTTAGATATGGATCCAAATCACAAATTCTTTCTCACATTCATTAACACTGCAAGGTAGGGCATCACTTTGGCATGGGTCCTTCTACTTTGTTATGGAACAGGAAAGTGCAACAAAATATTACATTGGTGACATTTTTTTGCCTACCTTAAAGAAGAAACCGCGACAGATCTTCTGTTCATGATCAGGGTCTTCCTCATCACCCTGTTGCATCTCCAAATCATCATCAAGTGTCAGATCCTCCAGCGGCTTCACGACTGACAGAGGAACCTCAATCAAGGCGCTCTTGACTTCACCTGAAGCTTCTGGCTGGGGAGGAATATCTGTCGGTGACACCGTGAAGGTCTCTACCACAGGGTGGGCCAGAACCTCAGGGAAGGATGTTTCTATGGTAGGTTTTAGATTTGAAACTGGCTCTTGAACTGAATCTGCTTCAGTTTGTTCGCTTTTGTTCTTCAGGTTGGGGGAGCTGGGTGGAGAATGGGCTACACATATACTGGCAATCTCCCTCTCTGGGGAAAGGAGTGACTCTGTCTCCTTGTTCTTGTCTCCATCAGCGGCTACTGTCTCTGGATTGGCGGTTGCTGGTTGGTCCCCCATGTAAACGAAGGAACTTGCCAAGGGCTGGCAGGGAGAAAATCGCCGTAGCCGGGGAATGCTGTCGACAGATTGCGGGGCAGTGAGGACTCGGTTGTAAGGGGCCAGCTTTAGCTCACTGGGTCGTGCAGTGCGAGGGTTACGTGAGTGGAAGGAGGCAGATTTGCGTTTGATGCTGGTTGGAGAGCGGTGGGTGGAACGAGGGGAATCAGCAGGAGAAGAGGGTCCTGAGGATCGAATGACAGCTCGACTCTGTTTTTGTGGTGATGGGTTGGTATGCGGGGCAGGGATTACCCACgcctgctgatgctgctgctccCTCATGGCCATGATCACTTCCTGCTGTTGAGCCAGTCGCTGCATCTCAGTCTGAAGGAACGCTAGCGAATGGTTGAGCTTCTCAATGGAACGTGTATACTCTGTGAGATCTACCTCGGTTAGCTGAGCGTGGCCTTGACCACTTTCCTCTCCTGCACCAGGCGACTTGGTCCAGCAGGAGGCTGTGCTGCTTTGCTCTGCCCCATCAGGTGTGTCTGCCTTGCTCCTCCCAAATTTAAAGGTGGGACTTGCCTTGCCCTCTCCCTCAACCTTCCCTCCTTCTGCTCCGTCTCCTTTTCTCTTTACCACATTGAGAAACGCTGAGTGGCCCATCTTTTGACGGTGCCTTGTAAAAGCAGCCTccaccttcttcttctgtgcTTCGATGGCTTTACGTTTCTCCTCCAGCCTCATCCTTAGCTGGACCATCTCCGTAGCCATGACCTGAGCGGGGTCATTAGCTGGGAGTTGTACAGGTGTGGGTGATGCTTGAGCAGTGAGGGGTGGAGTGGTTTGATGACGGATGGGGCTGTGTTCAGGGGTCGGGGCCCAGGAGACGGATAATGGGAGGCCAAACTCAGAACCCTCAGGAGTGGTCTTaagggagctgctgctgcaccttCCTGAGTCTGGCAATGATGGAccctttctcttcttctgttcaGCAAAGCTGGTCATCTTAAACCCTGAGGGGGACTTGCTCTGGCTGCTCGGGCAGGGACTGGGCGTGTCCATGTCCAGCTCCATATTCACAGAGCAGTCTTTCAGAGAGGAATCCTCATCCAGCATGTCTTCTGTTCGGATATGGATGCCGGTGTCCACCTCGGTGGTGTCTGTGGTACTCCCTTTGGAGTCCAACTCTGACACTGGCTCCAggactccagcagcagcagccccttGGTCCTGAGTGTGCAGGAAGAAACCATTATTGTTGCCCTCCACTGGAGGCCTATTTGGGCTGTGGATGATCTGAAGTGCTTCCTCGATGGAGGGAGTTGTTGCCATGGCGCTCCCATGTCCGTTGGGGTACGTTCTCCTGCTGGGCTCTATTCCAGCCAGGCTGTCTGGGCAGCCCTCCTCCTCAATCCCAACACTCTGACCGTTGACTGGCTGGAAGGACAGATTGCGTTTCATTCCACGGGGCAGATGGTGGACCTTGAAGCCAGAACCATCATCAGTGCTGATGGACCTCACCATGCCTCGCATGGAGGAAAAACTGGCAGAAGTAGAGTCCTCTTTGTCAAAAGGGATGTCAAAAGACACTCCATAAGGCCCAGACCTTAATagcaaaacacaaatatacaaatttatCATACAAATTTTATACAAATTAAAACTTCTGATATTTCAACTTCTAAATTCTAAAAGATTATTTGAGGAAAGAATCTGATTTGGCAGCAACACAATACGCTCTTCTTTATCCCCATGGGATAACTAATTCTCTTGGGGATGTGATATTTTAAATGAGCAGCATTTAAACAGAATGACAATATTATTGACCTTTTTTCTTTGGGCCAGGTGCCGAGGTTGCCATCGACAAAGGACATTGAAGTTGACCTCTTGATCTCTCCTGGATGTCACAAGTAAGCAAAGAAAGAATTAAAACACAAATTGTTGTACCTAATACAAGGAATCCTACTTTAATATTCATATCAAATTATACAATTTTGCCTTTTATAAATacttaaatgtatataaatcaCCTGAGTTTCGAGGCTGTGGTCGAAGGGGCAAGCTAGAGAAGGAGAAAATGACACATtctacattttaatatatattttcatcgTCCTTTTGagcttttaatataatataaagctTTTGCTGGCTTAATAAGTCCCAGATATTCACAACTGGCAGCTACGCACCAAcctgctaaactaactactagCCAAAAAAGCAGCTCCACTCAAATGGAAGTGAAATGCCTCTGGCACTTGGTAGTATACCTGGGTCTTTCAGGACTTGGGGGTCTTTCCATGAAGCTCCTCTTGGTTGCCTTGGAGATAGGGATGGCTGGAATATTCTTCAACAAGGATGACGAGTCTGGGGTGACACAGCAGAGACGGTTGAGCAAAAATATTACTGTTTTTTACCTAATTGCTTTGCTATGTTTCATAAAATACACATTGTGGTACTGCTACGTAGAGCTGTGCAATGTATAAATATTATACCAATAAGGCTGGTGGAAATACTGTGATATTGGATTTTCTGATGATATATCTAGCACTTAgcacatgggtctcaaactcgcggcccgcgggccaattgtggcccgcgtgacgatattttgtggccctcaccttgatatgaaagtttaatgtgagtaaaattttgtcttttttaaaataattttgtgtcttttttagtaattgtgtgtctttttaaataattttgtgtcttttttaataattgtgtgtcttttttaagagttttgtgtgttttttggtcattttgtttctttttgaagtaatttagtttttttctgtcagtttgtgtcttttttggtaattaagtgtcttttttgggtcattttgtgtctttttttgataattttgtgtctttcttggtaattctgtgtatttttttgtcattttgtctctttttaaagtaattggtgttttttcagtcattttgtgtctttttttgtaattttgtgtcttttttggtcattttgtgtcttttttaagtaatttttttcctgtcattttgtgtctttttttggtcattttgatactgcctccagcggcccccaggtaatttgagtttgagacccatgacctAGCATTTTTAGGACGTACCTGTGCCTTCGTTGTTCAGCATTTTTGGTTTCACAAAAGACGGCTTGTCCACCTCAAACCACCCGAACAGCTCTGCCATGAACACCAGGTAGTTATTCTGTAAAATATTCAGAGTAAAATCATGAGACTGggtatcatcatcataatatcATCACTCTGCATGTCTGTTACAGCGAAcacattctttttttgtcaacaatacacagaaatacaactgCATTGCACCTATTTCTCCAGCAGGTGTCTCTGTTAGGCCTCACAGAGAACATGAGTTGAAGAGTGTAAGAATAAATAATTCACCAGCGTTGCTCCATTTCACAGAGCATCCTCTTCAGGGAAAGATGCTTTATAGTTACGGTGATGTTACTTATGAGAGATCtatattcatcatgtttttcagcaaccgtttttccaaaaatcagtggcatttaagttaaataagaaaaatgtttttctgacaaattaAGAGCCAGAATTTTAACATTATAACTGTTAATGTTAGCTAAGGTAATGTAACCAACATCATGGCTTTTCACATGCTAGATACTGTATTCTTCCATCTAAATAACAATGTCAACAGTGCCTGTGGTAGTAGAGAGGAATGATTACGGCATTAACCTAATTTACAAAATAGAGGtcagctatttttttctgttctcaATCACCAGCGTGCGATCCAACAGCCAACCTGAACTAGCTCAGGTAAGGAATGTAGCAGGGATCTTTGCCACAGCTGCGTCTGGTCATGTCCATGTCTGAATCAGGTCAACATACAGCAG from Centropristis striata isolate RG_2023a ecotype Rhode Island chromosome 9, C.striata_1.0, whole genome shotgun sequence encodes the following:
- the camsap2a gene encoding calmodulin-regulated spectrin-associated protein 2a isoform X3; the protein is MGEVQDVRDVKKTFVAPAIKSFEHYDFSRAKICCSLTWLVAKAYGTDSIPADLKDPFYTDQYEQEHLKPPVASLLLSADLYGRAGSLILKSDAAKPLLGHDAVIQALAQRGLYVTDQERLVTERDLRKRPLQMSAHLAMIDTLMMAYTVETVSVEKVMACIRQYSSYDPEVETPYDTEDAVTTWINKINEYLKDVLAQEQKKRETHSAEPAGSPRARYRKEQASTQLVPWIPPVDNLLKDSTDGSALGALLHFYCPQLLPLDDVCLKENMTLADRLYNLQLIQDFCKDNLNSCCHFSLEDMLYASSTIKNNYLVFMAELFGWFEVDKPSFVKPKMLNNEGTDSSSLLKNIPAIPISKATKRSFMERPPSPERPSLPLRPQPRNSGEIKRSTSMSFVDGNLGTWPKEKRSGPYGVSFDIPFDKEDSTSASFSSMRGMVRSISTDDGSGFKVHHLPRGMKRNLSFQPVNGQSVGIEEEGCPDSLAGIEPSRRTYPNGHGSAMATTPSIEEALQIIHSPNRPPVEGNNNGFFLHTQDQGAAAAGVLEPVSELDSKGSTTDTTEVDTGIHIRTEDMLDEDSSLKDCSVNMELDMDTPSPCPSSQSKSPSGFKMTSFAEQKKRKGPSLPDSGRCSSSSLKTTPEGSEFGLPLSVSWAPTPEHSPIRHQTTPPLTAQASPTPVQLPANDPAQVMATEMVQLRMRLEEKRKAIEAQKKKVEAAFTRHRQKMGHSAFLNVVKRKGDGAEGGKVEGEGKASPTFKFGRSKADTPDGAEQSSTASCWTKSPGAGEESGQGHAQLTEVDLTEYTRSIEKLNHSLAFLQTEMQRLAQQQEVIMAMREQQHQQAWVIPAPHTNPSPQKQSRAVIRSSGPSSPADSPRSTHRSPTSIKRKSASFHSRNPRTARPSELKLAPYNRVLTAPQSVDSIPRLRRFSPCQPLASSFVYMGDQPATANPETVAADGDKNKETESLLSPEREIASICVAHSPPSSPNLKNKSEQTEADSVQEPVSNLKPTIETSFPEVLAHPVVETFTVSPTDIPPQPEASGEVKSALIEVPLSVVKPLEDLTLDDDLEMQQGDEEDPDHEQKICRGFFFKADGKAEENMAQKRAALLEKRMRREKESQQKKMQQEAELEHKKEEARLKAEEERIRKEEDKARREFIKQEYLRRKQLKLMEDMDTVIKPRPAGGAKQRRGRPKSIHRDSIDSPKTPVRAAAGSRQRVFSVSSLSLASLNLGDGDSVHSEKRTPRPDSADGFLSPSRSSSRNGEKDWENGSTTSSVTSNTEYTGPKLYREPSAKSNKHIIQNALAHCCLAGKVNEGQKNKILEEMEKSEANNFLVLFRDAGCQFRSLYTYCPEMEEINKLTGIGPKSITRKMIDGLYKYNSDKKQFSQIPAKTMSASVDAVTIHSHLWQTKKPATPKKVVPAQS
- the camsap2a gene encoding calmodulin-regulated spectrin-associated protein 2a isoform X1, translating into MGEVQDVRDVKKTFVAPAIKSFEHYDFSRAKICCSLTWLVAKAYGTDSIPADLKDPFYTDQYEQEHLKPPVASLLLSADLYGRAGSLILKSDAAKPLLGHDAVIQALAQRGLYVTDQERLVTERDLRKRPLQMSAHLAMIDTLMMAYTVETVSVEKVMACIRQYSSYDPEVETPYDTEDAVTTWINKINEYLKDVLAQEQKKRETHSAEPAGSPRSPTKWYMKLVPARYRKEQASTQLVPWIPPVDNLLKDSTDGSALGALLHFYCPQLLPLDDVCLKENMTLADRLYNLQLIQDFCKDNLNSCCHFSLEDMLYASSTIKNNYLVFMAELFGWFEVDKPSFVKPKMLNNEGTDSSSLLKNIPAIPISKATKRSFMERPPSPERPSLPLRPQPRNSGEIKRSTSMSFVDGNLGTWPKEKRSGPYGVSFDIPFDKEDSTSASFSSMRGMVRSISTDDGSGFKVHHLPRGMKRNLSFQPVNGQSVGIEEEGCPDSLAGIEPSRRTYPNGHGSAMATTPSIEEALQIIHSPNRPPVEGNNNGFFLHTQDQGAAAAGVLEPVSELDSKGSTTDTTEVDTGIHIRTEDMLDEDSSLKDCSVNMELDMDTPSPCPSSQSKSPSGFKMTSFAEQKKRKGPSLPDSGRCSSSSLKTTPEGSEFGLPLSVSWAPTPEHSPIRHQTTPPLTAQASPTPVQLPANDPAQVMATEMVQLRMRLEEKRKAIEAQKKKVEAAFTRHRQKMGHSAFLNVVKRKGDGAEGGKVEGEGKASPTFKFGRSKADTPDGAEQSSTASCWTKSPGAGEESGQGHAQLTEVDLTEYTRSIEKLNHSLAFLQTEMQRLAQQQEVIMAMREQQHQQAWVIPAPHTNPSPQKQSRAVIRSSGPSSPADSPRSTHRSPTSIKRKSASFHSRNPRTARPSELKLAPYNRVLTAPQSVDSIPRLRRFSPCQPLASSFVYMGDQPATANPETVAADGDKNKETESLLSPEREIASICVAHSPPSSPNLKNKSEQTEADSVQEPVSNLKPTIETSFPEVLAHPVVETFTVSPTDIPPQPEASGEVKSALIEVPLSVVKPLEDLTLDDDLEMQQGDEEDPDHEQKICRGFFFKADGKAEENMAQKRAALLEKRMRREKESQQKKMQQEAELEHKKEEARLKAEEERIRKEEDKARREFIKQEYLRRKQLKLMEDMDTVIKPRPAGGAKQRRGRPKSIHRDSIDSPKTPVRAAAGSRQRVFSVSSLSLASLNLGDGDSVHSEKRTPRPDSADGFLSPSRSSSRNGEKDWENGSTTSSVTSNTEYTGPKLYREPSAKSNKHIIQNALAHCCLAGKVNEGQKNKILEEMEKSEANNFLVLFRDAGCQFRSLYTYCPEMEEINKLTGIGPKSITRKMIDGLYKYNSDKKQFSQIPAKTMSASVDAVTIHSHLWQTKKPATPKKVVPAQS
- the camsap2a gene encoding calmodulin-regulated spectrin-associated protein 2a isoform X2 gives rise to the protein MGEVQDVRDVKKTFVAPAIKSFEHYDFSRAKICCSLTWLVAKAYGTDSIPADLKDPFYTDQYEQEHLKPPVASLLLSADLYGRAGSLILKSDAAKPLLGHDAVIQALAQRGLYVTDQERLVTERDLRKRPLQMSAHLAMIDTLMMAYTVETVSVEKVMACIRQYSSYDPEVETPYDTEDAVTTWINKINEYLKDVLAQEQKKRETHSAEPAGSPRSPTKWYMKLVPARYRKEQASTQLVPWIPPVDNLLKDSTDGSALGALLHFYCPQLLPLDDVCLKENMTLADRLYNLQLIQDFCKDNLNSCCHFSLEDMLYASSTIKNNYLVFMAELFGWFEVDKPSFVKPKMLNNEGTDSSSLLKNIPAIPISKATKRSFMERPPSPERPSLPLRPQPRNSGEIKRSTSMSFVDGNLGTWPKEKRSGPYGVSFDIPFDKEDSTSASFSSMRGMVRSISTDDGSGFKVHHLPRGMKRNLSFQPVNGQSVGIEEEGCPDSLAGIEPSRRTYPNGHGSAMATTPSIEEALQIIHSPNRPPVEGNNNGFFLHTQDQGAAAAGVLEPVSELDSKGSTTDTTEVDTGIHIRTEDMLDEDSSLKDCSVNMELDMDTPSPCPSSQSKSPSGFKMTSFAEQKKRKGPSLPDSGRCSSSSLKTTPEGSEFGLPLSVSWAPTPEHSPIRHQTTPPLTAQASPTPVQLPANDPAQVMATEMVQLRMRLEEKRKAIEAQKKKVEAAFTRHRQKMGHSAFLNVVKRKGDGAEGGKVEGEGKASPTFKFGRSKADTPDGAEQSSTASCWTKSPGAGEESGQGHAQLTEVDLTEYTRSIEKLNHSLAFLQTEMQRLAQQQEVIMAMREQQHQQAWVIPAPHTNPSPQKQSRAVIRSSGPSSPADSPRSTHRSPTSIKRKSASFHSRNPRTARPSELKLAPYNRVLTAPQSVDSIPRLRRFSPCQPLASSFVYMGDQPATANPETVAADGDKNKETESLLSPEREIASICVAHSPPSSPNLKNKSEQTEADSVQEPVSNLKPTIETSFPEVLAHPVVETFTVSPTDIPPQPEASGEVKSALIEVPLSVVKPLEDLTLDDDLEMQQGDEEDPDHEQKICRGFFFKADGKAEENMAQKRAALLEKRMRREKESQQKKMQQEAELEHKKEEARLKAEEERIRKEEDKARREFIKQEYLRRKQLKLMEDMDTVIKPRPAGGAKQRRGRPKSIHRDSIDSPKTPVRAAAVSSLSLASLNLGDGDSVHSEKRTPRPDSADGFLSPSRSSSRNGEKDWENGSTTSSVTSNTEYTGPKLYREPSAKSNKHIIQNALAHCCLAGKVNEGQKNKILEEMEKSEANNFLVLFRDAGCQFRSLYTYCPEMEEINKLTGIGPKSITRKMIDGLYKYNSDKKQFSQIPAKTMSASVDAVTIHSHLWQTKKPATPKKVVPAQS
- the camsap2a gene encoding calmodulin-regulated spectrin-associated protein 2a isoform X4 — its product is MGEVQDVRDVKKTFVAPAIKSFEHYDFSRAKICCSLTWLVAKAYGTDSIPADLKDPFYTDQYEQEHLKPPVASLLLSADLYGRAGSLILKSDAAKPLLGHDAVIQALAQRGLYVTDQERLVTERDLRKRPLQMSAHLAMIDTLMMAYTVETVSVEKVMACIRQYSSYDPEVETPYDTEDAVTTWINKINEYLKDVLAQEQKKRETHSAEPAGSPRARYRKEQASTQLVPWIPPVDNLLKDSTDGSALGALLHFYCPQLLPLDDVCLKENMTLADRLYNLQLIQDFCKDNLNSCCHFSLEDMLYASSTIKNNYLVFMAELFGWFEVDKPSFVKPKMLNNEGTDSSSLLKNIPAIPISKATKRSFMERPPSPERPSLPLRPQPRNSGEIKRSTSMSFVDGNLGTWPKEKRSGPYGVSFDIPFDKEDSTSASFSSMRGMVRSISTDDGSGFKVHHLPRGMKRNLSFQPVNGQSVGIEEEGCPDSLAGIEPSRRTYPNGHGSAMATTPSIEEALQIIHSPNRPPVEGNNNGFFLHTQDQGAAAAGVLEPVSELDSKGSTTDTTEVDTGIHIRTEDMLDEDSSLKDCSVNMELDMDTPSPCPSSQSKSPSGFKMTSFAEQKKRKGPSLPDSGRCSSSSLKTTPEGSEFGLPLSVSWAPTPEHSPIRHQTTPPLTAQASPTPVQLPANDPAQVMATEMVQLRMRLEEKRKAIEAQKKKVEAAFTRHRQKMGHSAFLNVVKRKGDGAEGGKVEGEGKASPTFKFGRSKADTPDGAEQSSTASCWTKSPGAGEESGQGHAQLTEVDLTEYTRSIEKLNHSLAFLQTEMQRLAQQQEVIMAMREQQHQQAWVIPAPHTNPSPQKQSRAVIRSSGPSSPADSPRSTHRSPTSIKRKSASFHSRNPRTARPSELKLAPYNRVLTAPQSVDSIPRLRRFSPCQPLASSFVYMGDQPATANPETVAADGDKNKETESLLSPEREIASICVAHSPPSSPNLKNKSEQTEADSVQEPVSNLKPTIETSFPEVLAHPVVETFTVSPTDIPPQPEASGEVKSALIEVPLSVVKPLEDLTLDDDLEMQQGDEEDPDHEQKICRGFFFKADGKAEENMAQKRAALLEKRMRREKESQQKKMQQEAELEHKKEEARLKAEEERIRKEEDKARREFIKQEYLRRKQLKLMEDMDTVIKPRPAGGAKQRRGRPKSIHRDSIDSPKTPVRAAAVSSLSLASLNLGDGDSVHSEKRTPRPDSADGFLSPSRSSSRNGEKDWENGSTTSSVTSNTEYTGPKLYREPSAKSNKHIIQNALAHCCLAGKVNEGQKNKILEEMEKSEANNFLVLFRDAGCQFRSLYTYCPEMEEINKLTGIGPKSITRKMIDGLYKYNSDKKQFSQIPAKTMSASVDAVTIHSHLWQTKKPATPKKVVPAQS